From one Bacteriovorax sp. BAL6_X genomic stretch:
- a CDS encoding biopolymer transporter ExbD, producing MSSRTKRTRQEANADITPLIDVVFLLLIFFMTSTVFKKSELALLLSLPKTESGEQASTDSKVLTIELSKEEVAIAGKKYTVEQLDAQLAAIKDKNKAIDLRVDQEVQYSRLVRILDVLKKYSLTNLSLITEK from the coding sequence ATGAGTTCTCGTACAAAAAGAACAAGACAAGAAGCAAATGCTGATATCACTCCGTTAATTGACGTTGTCTTTTTACTTTTAATTTTCTTTATGACTTCAACTGTATTTAAGAAGTCTGAGCTTGCTCTGCTCTTAAGTCTGCCAAAAACAGAATCTGGAGAACAGGCATCTACAGACTCCAAAGTATTAACAATTGAATTGTCTAAAGAGGAAGTTGCTATCGCTGGAAAGAAGTATACAGTCGAACAACTAGATGCACAGCTTGCCGCAATAAAAGATAAGAATAAGGCGATTGACCTAAGGGTTGATCAAGAAGTTCAGTATTCGAGGCTAGTACGTATTTTAGATGTATTAAAAAAATACAGCTTAACTAACCTCTCACTAATTACTGAAAAGTAA
- a CDS encoding MotA/TolQ/ExbB proton channel family protein produces the protein MRLYEYIQQGGIIMYILLFINVVGWAIMLSKAYFLSVEMKMTAQTSNDIKKKIKDNGEHMDTSSTIEIAKQYLAGHIMNVEKGLNTVKIIATISPLLGLLGTVVGVLTAFHVMSETGLSNPASFAQGISMALITTVGGMIVAIPHFVGHNYLLGSVDKLETKLEKEIMEKVL, from the coding sequence ATGCGCTTATATGAATACATCCAACAGGGTGGAATAATTATGTATATTCTACTATTTATCAACGTAGTAGGATGGGCAATCATGTTATCAAAAGCTTATTTTCTTTCTGTAGAAATGAAAATGACGGCACAAACATCAAATGATATTAAAAAGAAAATTAAAGATAATGGTGAACATATGGATACTTCATCAACGATCGAAATAGCAAAGCAATATCTGGCCGGACATATTATGAATGTTGAGAAAGGTCTAAACACAGTAAAAATTATTGCTACGATCTCACCACTTCTAGGCCTTCTTGGTACAGTTGTTGGTGTACTCACAGCATTCCATGTTATGTCAGAAACAGGACTCTCTAATCCTGCATCATTTGCTCAAGGTATTTCAATGGCACTAATTACAACTGTTGGTGGAATGATCGTTGCTATTCCTCACTTTGTTGGTCACAACTACCTACTAGGTTCAGTAGATAAACTAGAGACAAAGCTTGAGAAAGAAATTATGGAAAAAGTTCTATGA
- a CDS encoding HPF/RaiA family ribosome-associated protein, producing the protein MNYELSFHNVDHSSAFENYVAKKLKGISNDFRNVGHIQFVADKKGPEYVFSANVNGHKHQFHKKAKGDNVYQAASDVLVAFKNWYRDQKIAS; encoded by the coding sequence ATGAACTACGAATTAAGCTTTCATAACGTTGATCACTCATCTGCTTTTGAGAACTATGTTGCCAAAAAGTTAAAGGGGATTTCAAACGATTTTAGGAATGTGGGGCATATTCAGTTCGTGGCCGATAAAAAAGGTCCAGAATATGTATTCTCGGCCAATGTGAATGGTCACAAACATCAGTTCCACAAAAAAGCCAAAGGAGATAATGTATACCAGGCAGCTTCAGATGTCTTAGTTGCTTTTAAAAATTGGTATCGCGATCAAAAGATTGCTAGCTAG
- a CDS encoding flagellin — protein sequence MRVGTNVTSQLAQRMLGEVNDHQTSEVRKLAGSKRIYKAAIDPAGAAISLKMTAQNRSNLQAQRNSNDSFSMLEVADSTMGSMQDIAIRLKELSIQMATDTYNDNDRINTNREFKQLAREIIRIQENAEYNGTKLLNGGRDLEMQIGIRNSEQNDRIKYNINDVMSSNRKLLNQNVLTKEGARSAMGAADALIDKISHSRSKVGSTMKRVESTTTNLQHNYENSEAARSKIEDTDIAKATAAKALDSIKMESATAFLAQANTAPGAIAKLIG from the coding sequence ATGAGAGTAGGGACTAATGTCACATCACAGCTGGCGCAAAGAATGCTAGGTGAAGTGAACGATCACCAAACGAGTGAGGTTCGCAAGCTAGCAGGTTCTAAGCGTATTTACAAGGCCGCAATTGATCCGGCCGGTGCAGCTATATCTCTAAAGATGACGGCCCAGAATCGTTCCAATCTACAGGCACAGCGAAACTCTAATGATAGCTTTTCAATGCTTGAAGTTGCAGACTCAACGATGGGGAGCATGCAAGACATAGCCATTCGCTTAAAAGAACTTTCGATTCAAATGGCCACTGATACCTATAATGATAATGATCGAATCAATACAAATCGTGAGTTTAAGCAACTTGCGCGTGAAATTATTCGTATTCAAGAGAATGCTGAATATAACGGAACCAAGCTTTTAAATGGTGGCCGTGATTTAGAGATGCAAATTGGGATTCGTAACTCTGAACAAAATGATCGTATAAAATATAATATTAATGATGTCATGAGTTCTAATCGCAAGTTACTCAATCAAAATGTACTTACTAAGGAAGGGGCCAGGTCCGCAATGGGGGCGGCCGATGCCTTAATCGATAAAATTTCACACTCACGCTCTAAAGTAGGCTCAACAATGAAGAGAGTTGAAAGTACAACAACAAATCTTCAGCATAATTATGAGAACTCAGAAGCGGCAAGATCAAAAATTGAAGATACAGATATCGCAAAGGCAACAGCGGCAAAAGCACTCGATTCGATTAAAATGGAGTCTGCAACAGCATTCCTAGCGCAAGCTAATACCGCGCCAGGAGCAATTGCAAAACTTATTGGCTAG
- a CDS encoding protein-disulfide reductase DsbD yields the protein MYRILLALAITLFAYADKKDYSDLLKAQVTTIERDSNKYLTINLRNKDGWHTYWQNPGDSGLATEVEFKQGGDKIVLDLVEWPTPHKFIEKGDIQTFGHKGDYTYFYYLGNSFDNAKNFEVHLKYLICHDICIPQEKIIKGDFDGGVFNSKDNQIQVANSEMEKRFNNLPTLRETPTYLNLQLTKYEGGLALVYNITGDNQKLTVGQNVLTPYTTSPISFKREALYKDTKGNHYGLYQLDWDGEYLEPEYPLPTDGRFNEPLSFKFVFNDPVNGETYRVDFDISSFGTNEESFKTFYSRLTKVNNDRTLQETNIVSNEEGSSSLPYFLLMAFIGGLILNIMPCVLPVISLKLFGLIKHSNESRSKVLKHNLFYSLGVLATFAALAFTVVGLKASGEQIGWGFQLQSPMFVAIMVFVIFTMALNLFGLFEFKTPGGTKLGNVEVRNTFYGDFISGVLATILSTPCSAPFLGTALTFAFSESSTNIVMIFLAIGLGLSAPFILTGIFPALIRFLPRPGMWMDHVKKLLGLTLILTAVWLLDVYSALVGSPVAMMYINSALVFTFFLFYMRKHMTKKVIATLLMIVPVFYLGYSAITTPLNTGGNGNSLIEDKKREGLNWTKWTEAEMNTRIDQRKLTFIDFTARWCITCKVNEKLVINTDSFKDMVAENQVDLLLGDWTRKDEAIGKWLESQGMVGVPAYFVINESGELIKLGETITLGKVKKALGVN from the coding sequence ATGTATAGAATCCTACTGGCCCTTGCCATCACTCTCTTTGCCTACGCCGATAAAAAAGATTACTCAGACCTGCTCAAGGCCCAGGTAACAACAATTGAAAGGGACAGTAATAAGTACTTAACCATCAATTTAAGAAATAAAGACGGTTGGCATACATATTGGCAAAACCCTGGGGACTCAGGACTTGCAACAGAAGTTGAGTTTAAACAAGGTGGCGATAAAATCGTTCTTGATTTAGTTGAATGGCCAACTCCTCATAAATTTATTGAAAAAGGTGATATTCAAACTTTCGGTCATAAAGGAGACTATACTTACTTTTATTATTTAGGTAATTCATTCGATAACGCAAAGAATTTTGAAGTTCATTTAAAGTATTTAATTTGCCACGATATTTGTATTCCTCAGGAAAAGATTATTAAGGGTGACTTTGACGGCGGAGTCTTTAACTCGAAAGACAATCAGATTCAGGTTGCAAATTCAGAAATGGAAAAAAGATTTAATAATCTTCCAACACTAAGAGAAACTCCGACATACCTAAACCTTCAATTAACAAAGTATGAAGGTGGACTAGCTCTCGTTTACAATATTACAGGGGACAATCAAAAGCTTACTGTCGGACAAAATGTATTAACACCTTACACGACAAGTCCAATTAGTTTTAAAAGAGAAGCTCTCTACAAGGACACAAAGGGAAATCACTATGGCCTCTATCAACTAGATTGGGATGGTGAATACCTAGAACCAGAATATCCGCTACCAACAGATGGACGCTTTAACGAACCTCTATCTTTTAAATTTGTTTTTAATGACCCTGTTAATGGTGAGACATATCGAGTAGATTTCGATATCAGTTCATTTGGAACTAATGAAGAATCTTTTAAAACATTCTATTCAAGACTTACAAAAGTTAATAATGATCGAACTCTTCAGGAGACAAATATTGTAAGCAATGAAGAAGGCTCTTCTTCCCTACCTTACTTTTTACTAATGGCATTTATTGGTGGTTTAATCTTAAATATTATGCCTTGTGTTCTACCTGTTATTTCTTTAAAACTATTTGGTCTTATTAAGCATTCAAATGAAAGTCGTTCGAAAGTTCTAAAACATAACCTATTCTACTCTCTAGGTGTTCTCGCAACTTTTGCAGCACTTGCTTTTACTGTTGTAGGACTAAAGGCATCAGGAGAACAAATTGGTTGGGGTTTTCAGCTTCAATCGCCGATGTTTGTTGCCATCATGGTATTTGTTATCTTTACAATGGCACTTAACCTCTTTGGACTATTTGAGTTTAAAACACCAGGAGGAACTAAGCTTGGAAATGTAGAAGTTAGAAATACTTTCTACGGAGACTTTATAAGTGGTGTTCTGGCCACAATTCTTTCTACTCCATGCTCAGCTCCATTTCTTGGAACAGCTCTGACATTTGCATTTTCTGAATCAAGTACAAATATCGTGATGATCTTTCTTGCTATTGGACTAGGTTTAAGTGCGCCTTTCATATTAACTGGAATCTTTCCGGCCCTTATTCGCTTTCTTCCAAGGCCAGGCATGTGGATGGATCACGTTAAAAAGCTTTTAGGGCTTACTCTTATCCTTACAGCTGTGTGGTTACTAGATGTTTACTCAGCACTTGTAGGCTCTCCTGTTGCAATGATGTATATAAACTCGGCCCTCGTTTTTACTTTCTTCCTTTTCTATATGAGAAAACATATGACGAAGAAAGTAATTGCGACATTGCTTATGATTGTGCCTGTTTTTTACTTAGGATACTCGGCCATTACAACACCTCTAAATACAGGTGGAAATGGAAACTCTCTTATTGAAGACAAAAAGCGAGAGGGACTTAACTGGACGAAGTGGACAGAAGCCGAAATGAATACGCGTATTGACCAAAGAAAACTTACATTCATCGACTTTACTGCACGCTGGTGTATCACTTGTAAAGTGAATGAAAAACTTGTGATTAACACTGATTCATTTAAAGACATGGTTGCTGAGAATCAAGTCGACCTTCTGCTTGGAGACTGGACACGTAAAGATGAGGCCATTGGAAAATGGCTAGAATCTCAAGGAATGGTTGGAGTTCCAGCTTATTTTGTGATCAATGAAAGTGGTGAATTAATTAAGCTTGGTGAAACTATTACTCTTGGAAAGGTAAAGAAAGCGCTTGGAGTAAACTAG
- a CDS encoding tol-pal system YbgF family protein, producing MKTVNSLFFGLALMSLTSCSYVEHFEKRAQAINELEDKILVLSKENQEMNNKLMQANYKIKTLESKNYYLETQLKDKAPMKESYTKRTIASVARVDSNDLVKYDVYKWDAKEMVSIAQKEFDSKNFEKSAQFFNAYTKNFPNSKEVDADFLFQAGVASYESGKHYDWSEKYFTYLTKKYPTSKYYLGAKLWLGMSYLKQNRKDEFFAVVEEFRKKYRNTPEWNILSGHYEKIVQKYKKN from the coding sequence GTGAAAACCGTTAATTCTTTATTCTTTGGACTTGCATTGATGTCGCTAACATCATGTAGCTATGTGGAGCATTTTGAAAAACGCGCCCAGGCCATTAACGAGTTAGAGGATAAGATTCTAGTTTTATCAAAAGAGAATCAAGAGATGAATAATAAGCTTATGCAAGCTAATTATAAAATCAAAACTCTTGAAAGTAAGAATTACTATCTCGAAACGCAATTGAAAGATAAAGCTCCTATGAAGGAGAGTTATACAAAGAGAACAATTGCAAGCGTTGCTCGTGTCGACAGTAATGATCTCGTTAAATATGACGTATACAAGTGGGACGCAAAGGAGATGGTCTCTATTGCTCAAAAAGAATTTGATTCAAAGAATTTTGAAAAGAGTGCGCAATTCTTCAATGCATATACAAAGAACTTCCCTAATTCAAAAGAGGTGGATGCTGATTTCTTATTTCAGGCCGGTGTTGCAAGCTATGAATCAGGTAAGCATTATGACTGGAGTGAGAAGTACTTTACATATTTAACAAAGAAGTATCCTACTTCAAAGTACTACCTTGGTGCAAAACTATGGCTAGGGATGAGCTATTTAAAACAAAATCGTAAAGACGAATTCTTCGCAGTAGTGGAAGAGTTTAGAAAGAAATATAGAAACACTCCTGAATGGAATATCCTAAGTGGGCACTATGAGAAAATCGTACAGAAATATAAAAAGAACTAG
- the guaB gene encoding IMP dehydrogenase — protein MSISQIPQALTYDDVLIKPGYSEVLPGDVSLKTKFSRNISLNIPIVSAAMDTVTESKTAIVMAQQGGIGVIHKNMTPEDQAWEVEKVKKFESGVVLNPITVRPEMQLEEVIRLTSKNKITGVLVVDSDNYLVGILTSRDIRFEQNLNQKVKDIMTPKEKLVSALEGIELDEAQKILHKNRIEKLPIVCKNGKLKGLITIKDILKRINFPNSNKDALGRLRVAAAIGVGDKEVTRAKHLIAAGVDCIIIDTAHGHSKGVIGMVKTVRGLIPKDQSVDIIAGNIATPEACLALIDAGVDGVKVGIGPGSICTTRVVAGIGVPQLSAVMDCADVCSKAGIPFIADGGIKYSGDIVKALAAGASCVMLGSMFAGCDETPGEMVLYQGRTYKVYRGMGSLGAMKLGSKDRYGQGDVDDQKLVPEGIEGQVPYRGSLASNIYQLNGGIRSGMGYVGASTIVEMQEKAQFVKITAASLKESHPHDIMITKEAPNYQIEK, from the coding sequence ATGTCTATTTCACAAATTCCTCAGGCCCTTACTTATGATGATGTCTTAATAAAGCCAGGCTACTCAGAAGTTTTGCCAGGAGATGTTTCACTAAAAACAAAGTTTTCACGTAATATTTCTTTAAATATTCCAATCGTTTCAGCTGCTATGGATACAGTAACTGAATCCAAGACAGCAATAGTTATGGCCCAACAAGGTGGCATTGGTGTTATTCATAAGAATATGACACCAGAGGATCAGGCCTGGGAAGTTGAGAAGGTAAAGAAGTTTGAATCAGGAGTCGTACTCAACCCAATTACAGTAAGGCCAGAAATGCAATTAGAAGAGGTAATTAGGCTTACTAGTAAGAATAAGATCACTGGCGTTTTAGTTGTTGATTCAGATAATTATCTTGTCGGTATTCTTACAAGTCGTGATATTCGTTTTGAACAAAACTTAAATCAGAAAGTAAAAGATATCATGACGCCAAAAGAGAAGTTAGTTTCTGCTCTTGAGGGAATTGAATTAGATGAGGCCCAAAAAATTCTTCATAAGAACAGAATTGAGAAGCTTCCAATTGTTTGTAAGAACGGAAAGCTTAAGGGTCTAATTACCATCAAAGATATTCTAAAGCGTATTAACTTTCCAAATTCAAATAAAGATGCTCTTGGACGCCTTAGAGTTGCTGCTGCTATAGGAGTTGGGGACAAGGAAGTTACGCGAGCTAAACACCTTATTGCAGCAGGTGTCGATTGTATTATTATTGATACAGCTCACGGCCATTCTAAAGGAGTCATCGGAATGGTGAAAACTGTTCGTGGCCTAATTCCTAAAGATCAAAGCGTTGATATAATCGCTGGAAATATTGCAACTCCTGAAGCTTGCTTAGCACTTATTGATGCTGGAGTTGATGGTGTAAAAGTTGGTATTGGGCCTGGCTCAATTTGTACAACTCGTGTTGTTGCAGGGATTGGGGTTCCTCAACTTTCTGCCGTTATGGATTGTGCAGATGTTTGCTCCAAAGCGGGAATTCCATTCATTGCAGATGGCGGAATAAAGTACTCTGGAGATATTGTTAAGGCGCTAGCGGCCGGTGCAAGTTGTGTCATGCTAGGTTCAATGTTTGCTGGTTGTGATGAAACACCAGGTGAAATGGTTCTTTATCAGGGGCGTACTTATAAGGTTTACCGTGGAATGGGCTCTCTTGGGGCAATGAAGCTTGGTTCAAAAGATCGTTATGGCCAAGGTGATGTCGATGATCAAAAACTTGTTCCAGAAGGAATTGAAGGGCAAGTGCCTTATAGAGGAAGTCTTGCTTCAAATATCTATCAACTAAATGGTGGGATTAGAAGTGGTATGGGGTATGTCGGAGCTTCAACAATTGTTGAAATGCAAGAGAAGGCACAGTTTGTAAAAATTACGGCAGCATCTCTTAAAGAAAGTCACCCTCATGACATTATGATTACGAAAGAAGCACCAAATTATCAAATCGAAAAATAG
- the guaA gene encoding glutamine-hydrolyzing GMP synthase translates to MSARQIWIVDFGSQYTQLITRKSRELGYSSEIITVKKARELFKEGKKPNALVLSGGPQSVFEDETNYDFVFENEDLPILGVCYGMQLMGKYFGGVVEKGTIGEYGHAKIHLLNGFKMDGVPEEVNVWMSHSDHISKLPNDFSLVMESANGLVSAIEHNTRPMMGLQFHPEVEHSEHGKDILNHFFKDIAKLEKDWDATEMLEEAKELVRGIEKSKVLCAFSGGVDSLVAAQLSHEVIGDNLYCFFVDHGLLRPQDYQHIETLKEKTQLNIEVIDVKAEFMANLKGKSDPEDKRKAIGKTFIDIFEMKVKEYQENHGINFEYLLQGTLYPDVIESISPHEEDGKSVTIKSHHNVGGLPERMNLKLLEPLRYLFKDEVRKMGEELGLEHGWVHRHPFPGPGIGIRVLGELTETRIAQVQQSDQILFEELHKNSLYESTWQALTVLLPVKTVGVKGDGRAYEEVICLRMVNSSDGMTATWTDMPHAFLSRVSNRITNEVKGITRVVYDITSKPPGTIEWE, encoded by the coding sequence ATGAGTGCAAGACAAATTTGGATCGTGGACTTTGGTTCACAGTACACACAATTAATTACAAGAAAATCACGTGAGCTAGGTTATTCAAGTGAGATTATCACTGTAAAAAAGGCCCGTGAATTATTTAAAGAGGGAAAGAAGCCGAATGCTCTTGTTCTTTCTGGTGGCCCACAATCAGTTTTTGAAGATGAAACAAATTATGACTTTGTCTTTGAGAATGAAGACCTGCCAATTCTCGGTGTATGCTACGGAATGCAACTTATGGGCAAGTACTTCGGTGGTGTTGTTGAGAAGGGAACTATTGGAGAATATGGACACGCTAAGATTCACCTTTTAAATGGCTTTAAGATGGACGGCGTCCCAGAAGAAGTTAATGTCTGGATGTCTCACTCAGATCATATTTCAAAACTTCCAAATGACTTTTCACTCGTCATGGAATCTGCAAATGGACTTGTCTCTGCAATTGAACACAATACGCGTCCAATGATGGGACTGCAATTTCACCCAGAAGTTGAACATAGTGAACATGGAAAAGATATTCTTAATCACTTCTTTAAAGATATCGCCAAGCTTGAAAAAGATTGGGATGCAACAGAAATGCTTGAAGAAGCAAAAGAGCTTGTTCGTGGAATTGAGAAATCAAAAGTTCTTTGTGCATTTTCTGGTGGAGTAGATTCTCTCGTAGCTGCTCAGCTCTCACATGAAGTAATCGGTGATAATCTATATTGCTTCTTTGTTGATCATGGACTTCTTCGTCCACAAGATTATCAGCATATTGAAACATTAAAAGAGAAGACTCAATTAAATATCGAAGTAATTGATGTAAAAGCAGAGTTCATGGCAAACCTCAAAGGGAAGTCTGATCCTGAGGATAAGCGTAAGGCCATAGGTAAAACCTTTATTGATATTTTTGAAATGAAGGTGAAAGAATATCAAGAAAACCATGGAATTAACTTTGAGTACTTACTTCAGGGAACTTTGTATCCAGACGTTATTGAATCAATCTCTCCCCATGAAGAAGATGGGAAATCTGTAACGATTAAGTCTCACCACAATGTTGGTGGTCTTCCTGAGAGAATGAATTTAAAACTTCTTGAACCACTTCGCTACCTCTTTAAAGATGAAGTTAGAAAGATGGGTGAGGAGCTAGGACTTGAGCATGGCTGGGTTCATCGTCATCCATTCCCTGGACCGGGAATTGGTATTCGCGTTCTAGGTGAACTTACAGAAACTCGCATCGCTCAGGTTCAGCAAAGTGATCAAATCCTTTTTGAAGAATTACATAAGAATAGTCTCTACGAATCAACTTGGCAGGCACTAACTGTTTTACTTCCAGTAAAAACAGTTGGAGTAAAAGGTGATGGCCGTGCATATGAAGAAGTTATTTGTCTTCGTATGGTTAACTCAAGTGATGGGATGACTGCGACGTGGACTGATATGCCACACGCTTTCTTATCTCGTGTTTCAAATCGCATCACTAACGAAGTTAAGGGCATCACTCGTGTGGTTTATGACATTACGTCGAAACCTCCTGGTACTATTGAATGGGAGTAG
- a CDS encoding fibronectin type III domain-containing protein, producing the protein MFKIKQFVILITSVAFLLVTLTSCSAGADEEALKKVNIGNEQLPQGELFIDQITILSPGNYTLGETISISVNFNKAATLITGAPRLELEIGSSSVFADYISGSGTDEFIFEYVVSASDNDSDGISTLSPLDISSATIQDDQANDLTSIFNTSNFPSVLVDTQAPSFSSITLPNNNNYITDDTLSFAVTFDENIVITGTPRIELQLDSGNVFLDYKSGSGTNTLIFEYTITSSDNDPTDGVLLSSTIALNGGTIKDGAGHDANLAITSGDTSGIKITNDIPHTITFSINSGASATNQTSTTLSITASNANEMYITTDASCSSGGSWQAYATSHPWTLSSLNSVNNVYIKFRTVTLYESECLSDDIIHDDIAPTAPTISLNSDATTSASDSFTLASADGTGSSIAGYEVAISTSPAEADILPGANYTPFMSASYQYTGVTLTEGEQYYLILKTIDAAGNETITSSNSWYVLAPPNKINNLSLVERTTDSIKIAWTTPDPNGPAITGYQIDYKEGVGNWQTITASHTLTDFTHTGLTPDTEYSYRVYATNGAYNSESSNILISQTLPDIPIFQSNYLAVNVGGATSCRLVSLEDGNSFEHNGVPIAGTFNKTDTHSFTCAQFDTIEATGKFFVAGRRSDSNSTSASKNANIVWSPTSWVGKSFLFNHTRQSVSNISVYAYTDSDIEITRNGTVVTSASLVAGTSTTLTVSTYASYELNSTGYILAYMMAGTGSDHVDPKPLLPTATDIIGFPSTTGNITTAASSNSVTIYNSESTTQATTLTAGTTYAHKVSGNKNLYDTQATRIISDVSIPMIGNSTADSNGYCAAPFVPTALMKNSFGINTNADYVAFTSLSPAIITVIDGSDGSTSTITLTRTTNEDNVPYRAYLSSNIASGTVFESPDKFQAWYQPNNNSASGDEDETVLFGW; encoded by the coding sequence ATGTTCAAAATAAAACAGTTTGTAATATTAATAACTTCCGTCGCTTTCCTCTTAGTAACATTAACGTCATGTTCTGCTGGAGCAGACGAAGAGGCCCTAAAAAAAGTAAATATTGGCAATGAACAACTTCCTCAGGGAGAACTCTTTATTGACCAGATTACGATCTTATCCCCTGGTAACTATACTTTGGGAGAGACTATATCGATCTCGGTTAACTTTAATAAGGCCGCAACACTAATAACAGGTGCCCCTAGACTCGAATTAGAAATTGGATCAAGTTCTGTATTTGCAGACTATATCTCAGGTAGTGGTACAGATGAATTTATTTTTGAATATGTCGTAAGTGCATCAGATAACGACAGCGATGGAATTTCCACGCTTTCACCTCTAGATATTTCAAGTGCGACAATTCAAGACGATCAAGCTAATGATTTAACAAGTATTTTCAATACTAGTAACTTTCCTTCTGTCTTGGTCGACACTCAAGCACCAAGCTTCTCTTCTATTACACTTCCTAATAATAACAACTATATCACTGATGACACTCTAAGCTTTGCGGTTACCTTTGACGAAAATATAGTGATTACTGGGACACCAAGAATAGAGCTACAACTTGATAGTGGTAACGTCTTTCTCGATTACAAGAGTGGATCTGGAACAAACACACTTATCTTTGAATATACAATCACAAGTTCAGACAACGACCCAACAGACGGAGTTCTTCTCTCGTCTACAATTGCACTTAATGGTGGAACAATTAAGGACGGAGCTGGCCATGATGCAAATCTGGCGATCACTTCTGGAGATACTAGTGGAATTAAGATTACAAATGATATTCCACACACAATAACTTTCTCAATCAATAGTGGCGCAAGCGCAACCAATCAAACAAGTACAACCTTAAGTATAACAGCATCAAATGCGAACGAAATGTATATTACAACAGATGCGAGCTGCTCTTCGGGAGGAAGTTGGCAAGCCTATGCAACATCTCACCCTTGGACTCTTTCTTCATTAAATAGTGTCAACAATGTCTATATTAAGTTTAGAACTGTAACGCTTTATGAATCAGAATGCCTTAGTGACGACATCATTCACGATGATATCGCTCCAACGGCCCCTACAATAAGCTTAAATTCGGATGCAACAACAAGCGCCTCAGATTCATTTACATTAGCAAGTGCTGACGGAACTGGAAGCTCTATTGCAGGTTATGAAGTGGCAATTTCAACATCTCCGGCAGAAGCAGATATATTACCTGGAGCAAATTATACTCCCTTTATGTCAGCTTCATACCAGTACACTGGTGTCACATTAACAGAGGGCGAACAGTACTACCTCATCCTAAAAACAATTGATGCTGCAGGAAATGAAACAATTACTTCATCTAATTCATGGTACGTTCTAGCACCGCCAAATAAGATTAATAACCTCTCTCTAGTAGAGAGAACAACAGACTCAATTAAGATTGCTTGGACAACTCCAGATCCTAATGGCCCAGCAATTACAGGGTATCAAATTGATTACAAAGAAGGAGTTGGGAATTGGCAAACAATCACGGCTTCACATACCCTGACTGATTTTACACACACAGGACTAACACCAGATACTGAGTATAGCTACCGCGTCTATGCAACAAATGGCGCCTACAATTCTGAATCTTCGAATATTCTAATTTCACAAACGCTTCCGGATATTCCAATTTTTCAATCCAACTATTTGGCCGTTAACGTAGGAGGGGCCACTTCTTGTCGACTAGTTTCACTTGAAGATGGAAATTCATTTGAACACAATGGAGTACCAATAGCTGGAACTTTCAATAAGACAGATACTCATAGTTTTACATGTGCTCAATTCGACACTATTGAGGCAACAGGAAAATTCTTTGTTGCAGGAAGAAGAAGTGACAGTAATAGCACTTCAGCAAGTAAGAATGCTAATATCGTTTGGAGCCCTACAAGCTGGGTAGGAAAAAGCTTTCTCTTTAATCACACAAGACAAAGTGTCAGCAATATTTCAGTATACGCCTACACTGACTCTGATATTGAAATCACAAGAAATGGAACAGTTGTTACTTCTGCTAGTTTAGTTGCAGGGACTTCTACAACCCTAACTGTTTCAACATATGCTTCTTACGAGCTTAACTCAACAGGATATATTCTGGCCTACATGATGGCAGGAACAGGTAGTGATCATGTGGATCCCAAACCGCTCCTACCAACTGCAACAGACATAATTGGCTTCCCTTCCACAACAGGAAATATCACAACTGCGGCCAGCAGCAATAGTGTAACGATATACAATTCAGAGTCCACAACTCAAGCTACAACTCTTACGGCAGGTACAACATATGCACACAAAGTAAGTGGAAATAAAAATCTTTATGACACACAAGCAACACGTATTATTTCAGACGTATCTATTCCAATGATTGGAAACTCAACAGCTGACTCAAACGGATACTGTGCAGCACCATTTGTACCAACAGCGCTAATGAAGAACTCATTTGGAATTAATACTAATGCAGACTATGTTGCCTTTACTTCCCTCTCTCCAGCTATTATCACAGTAATAGATGGAAGCGATGGTTCAACATCAACAATAACATTGACGCGCACCACCAACGAGGACAACGTCCCTTATCGAGCCTATCTAAGCTCTAATATTGCCTCAGGTACAGTATTCGAGTCCCCTGATAAGTTTCAGGCTTGGTATCAGCCTAATAATAACAGCGCAAGTGGTGACGAGGATGAAACCGTGTTATTTGGCTGGTAG